A single window of Halotalea alkalilenta DNA harbors:
- the hpxO gene encoding FAD-dependent urate hydroxylase HpxO — protein sequence MKTLDIVIAGAGMGGLTAAIALKRQGHRVRLFDRAPELAPAGSAISVWSNGVKVLGALGLNDAIDAASGTMSTMSYSDRDGRLLTRFSLEPLYDQVRQSAKPIARTELQRVLLDAVGAEHVTLGVSCARYQLEGERVAVFFDDGQRIEADLLIAADGTHSKLRDLVAGRAIERRYCGYVNWNGRVTASDDLAQADEWAQFVGEGKRVSLMPMGGDQFYFFFDVPLAKGSVNDRDLYRDELSEHFAGWAAPVQRLIERLDPATVARVEIHDIEPLERLVDQRVALLGDAAHAMAPDLGQGGCQAMEDAWVLAECLAAAGEDVPAALEAYDRARVERVASIVERARKRCDITHGKQPEETQAWYAELLEESGDRVIQGMRKTILGGPLG from the coding sequence ATGAAAACGCTCGATATCGTCATCGCCGGCGCCGGCATGGGCGGCCTCACTGCTGCCATCGCCCTCAAGCGCCAGGGCCATCGTGTCCGCCTGTTCGACCGCGCCCCGGAGCTGGCGCCCGCGGGCTCGGCGATCTCGGTATGGTCCAACGGAGTCAAGGTGCTCGGCGCGCTGGGGCTGAATGACGCGATCGACGCGGCCAGTGGCACCATGAGCACGATGAGCTACAGCGACCGGGACGGACGCCTGCTCACTCGCTTCAGCCTCGAGCCGCTCTACGACCAGGTACGCCAGAGCGCCAAGCCGATCGCACGAACCGAACTGCAGCGCGTACTGCTCGACGCGGTCGGTGCGGAGCACGTCACCCTCGGCGTCAGCTGTGCGCGCTATCAGCTCGAGGGCGAGCGAGTCGCCGTGTTCTTCGATGATGGGCAGCGCATCGAGGCGGACCTGCTGATCGCCGCCGACGGCACCCACTCGAAGCTGCGCGATCTGGTCGCGGGGCGGGCGATCGAGCGCCGCTACTGCGGCTACGTCAACTGGAACGGCCGGGTCACGGCCAGTGACGATCTTGCCCAGGCGGATGAGTGGGCGCAGTTCGTCGGCGAGGGCAAGCGGGTTTCGCTGATGCCGATGGGAGGGGATCAATTCTACTTCTTCTTCGACGTGCCGCTCGCCAAAGGCAGCGTCAACGATCGCGACCTCTACCGCGACGAACTCAGCGAGCACTTCGCCGGCTGGGCCGCACCGGTGCAGCGGCTGATCGAGCGCCTCGACCCCGCCACCGTCGCGCGCGTCGAGATCCACGACATCGAACCGCTCGAGCGTTTGGTCGACCAGCGCGTGGCGCTGCTCGGCGACGCCGCCCACGCCATGGCGCCCGACCTCGGCCAGGGCGGCTGCCAGGCGATGGAGGATGCCTGGGTGCTGGCCGAATGCCTCGCCGCTGCGGGTGAAGACGTCCCGGCGGCACTCGAAGCCTACGACCGCGCCCGCGTCGAGCGCGTCGCCTCGATCGTCGAGCGAGCGCGAAAACGCTGCGACATCACCCACGGCAAGCAGCCGGAGGAAACCCAGGCGTGGTATGCCGAACTCCTCGAGGAGAGCGGCGATCGCGTGATCCAGGGGATGCGCAAGACCATCCTCGGCGGCCCGCTGGGCTGA
- the aroQ gene encoding type II 3-dehydroquinate dehydratase produces MKILLLHGPNLNLLGKRQPEIYGHETLQDVENKVRGHAFGRAEIECFQSNHEGELIDAIHRARESTDAIIINAGAYTHTSVAILDALNAFEGKVVELHISNVHARESFRHHSYLSARADGIIVGLGTYGYLAAVDFLTS; encoded by the coding sequence ATGAAAATCCTCCTGCTCCACGGCCCCAACCTCAACCTGCTCGGCAAGCGCCAGCCCGAAATCTACGGCCACGAGACCCTGCAGGACGTCGAGAACAAGGTCCGTGGCCATGCTTTCGGCCGCGCCGAGATAGAGTGCTTCCAATCGAACCACGAAGGCGAACTCATCGACGCGATTCACCGCGCTCGCGAAAGCACCGATGCCATCATCATCAACGCCGGCGCCTATACCCACACCTCGGTGGCGATCCTCGATGCGCTGAACGCATTCGAAGGCAAAGTGGTCGAGCTGCACATCTCCAACGTCCACGCCCGCGAAAGCTTCCGCCACCACTCCTATCTCTCAGCCCGCGCCGATGGAATCATCGTCGGCCTCGGTACCTACGGCTATCTAGCCGCGGTGGATTTCCTCACCAGCTGA
- a CDS encoding HAD family hydrolase — MTLASRRHWVFDMDGTLTLAVHDFPAIRRALDIPENADILGHLASLPEQESRAKHAWLLEHERELAGISRPAPGAVALVRQLRDQGCELGILTRNARELAWVTLRAIGLDDCFTPAEVLGRDEAKPKPDPDGLYRLAALWSAAPERLVMVGDGVHDLDAGRRAGAYTVLVNRAEGHDPRSTPPWPELVDLEVRDCAALAAALRHSSG, encoded by the coding sequence ATGACCCTCGCTTCGCGCCGCCACTGGGTATTCGACATGGATGGCACCCTTACCCTCGCGGTCCACGACTTTCCGGCGATCCGTCGCGCACTGGATATCCCTGAGAATGCCGATATCCTCGGCCACCTCGCCTCGCTGCCCGAGCAAGAGTCACGCGCCAAGCACGCTTGGCTGCTCGAGCATGAGCGTGAGCTCGCTGGCATCTCGCGTCCCGCGCCAGGTGCGGTGGCACTGGTGCGACAGCTGCGGGACCAGGGTTGCGAGCTCGGTATTCTCACCCGCAACGCACGCGAACTGGCCTGGGTCACCCTGCGGGCGATCGGCCTCGACGACTGCTTCACTCCCGCCGAAGTGCTCGGGCGCGACGAAGCGAAGCCGAAACCCGACCCCGATGGCCTCTACAGGCTCGCCGCGCTCTGGAGTGCAGCGCCTGAACGGCTGGTGATGGTCGGCGACGGCGTCCACGATCTCGACGCCGGTCGCCGCGCGGGGGCCTACACCGTATTGGTCAACCGCGCCGAAGGGCACGATCCGCGCAGCACCCCACCCTGGCCTGAGCTGGTCGACCTGGAAGTGCGCGACTGCGCGGCGCTGGCCGCAGCGCTTCGCCACTCATCGGGCTGA
- a CDS encoding RsiV family protein has protein sequence MRRILLALLPLLLSACAAAPDSPPRPTSSATQVEWQRVAPGCQGDDCAYVRADYPRYPGQPELDRAVREALAGLAVDVGETNTASASPEAYATRFLAIAARVGADDPRWASELSARELRRTSSLVVLELDAYVFTGGAHGMPTTRYLVFDLRDQRALGLDDLLLPDRREAFEQLAREAHADWARQQFPDDPDFTEQWEFSLTDNVAPLTDGLTLKYDVYAIAPYSEGQPELVIPYSRLDGILDPRWLQ, from the coding sequence ATGCGTCGTATCCTTCTCGCGCTGCTGCCACTGCTGCTGAGTGCCTGTGCCGCCGCCCCGGATTCCCCCCCACGCCCCACCTCGTCCGCCACCCAGGTCGAATGGCAGCGCGTCGCTCCGGGATGCCAAGGCGACGACTGCGCCTATGTCCGTGCCGACTATCCGCGCTACCCGGGCCAGCCCGAGCTCGACCGCGCGGTGCGTGAGGCCCTGGCGGGGCTCGCGGTGGACGTCGGTGAGACCAACACCGCCTCCGCCAGCCCCGAGGCCTATGCCACCCGCTTCCTTGCCATCGCCGCACGCGTCGGCGCCGACGACCCGCGCTGGGCGAGCGAGCTGAGCGCCCGTGAGCTGCGCCGTACTTCAAGCCTGGTGGTGCTCGAACTCGACGCCTACGTCTTCACCGGCGGCGCCCACGGCATGCCGACCACTCGCTACCTGGTCTTCGATCTGCGAGACCAGCGAGCGCTCGGGCTCGACGACCTGCTGCTGCCGGACCGCCGCGAGGCCTTCGAGCAGCTCGCCCGCGAGGCCCACGCCGACTGGGCGAGGCAGCAGTTCCCCGATGATCCCGACTTCACCGAGCAGTGGGAATTTTCGCTCACCGACAACGTCGCGCCGCTCACCGATGGGCTGACGCTCAAGTACGACGTCTACGCGATCGCTCCCTACTCGGAGGGCCAGCCGGAGCTGGTGATTCCTTATTCGCGACTCGATGGCATCCTCGATCCGCGCTGGCTGCAATAA
- a CDS encoding D-alanyl-D-alanine carboxypeptidase family protein, translating into MSRSISFASLASSSSSILSRSSALARAVLVGWLSIFGLSQAMPALAVAPPSGVEAPSWLLLDGDSGQVLAEHDADQRRAMASLTKLMTTFVVFRAIEAGRLDWDETVTVPQAVREVAGDESKMYLVPGERISIASLMRGLIIASANDAAITLAVAQAGDISRFVAEMNQEAARLGMRDTRFANVSGITAPGHYSTARDLGRLALALTREFPGYYQISAEPVFRHGQFVKHATNLMVGGDDRSVDGLKTGYTSAAGYCVIASAKRPQANGGSRRMFAVVLGADSDLRRFDDAKVLLDYGYNRFRNVQLARAGVPFGDLPIWKGASDQLGVATDHDLVLSLPDDIDPKGLRSELVGARAPLLAPISAGEAVGSYRVLLGERVVASGALYAVEPVAEGGFISRTVDAVRLLFGGGEPIAVQGDAPLASRG; encoded by the coding sequence ATGTCTCGCTCGATCTCTTTCGCTTCGCTCGCGTCGTCATCGTCGTCGATTCTCTCCCGTTCATCCGCCTTGGCCCGCGCGGTGCTGGTGGGTTGGCTTTCGATCTTCGGCTTGAGCCAAGCCATGCCGGCGCTGGCCGTGGCGCCGCCGAGCGGAGTCGAGGCGCCTTCGTGGCTACTGCTCGACGGCGACTCAGGCCAGGTGCTGGCCGAGCACGATGCCGACCAGCGCCGGGCGATGGCCTCGCTGACCAAGCTGATGACCACCTTCGTGGTGTTCCGCGCGATCGAGGCTGGCCGCCTCGATTGGGATGAGACGGTGACCGTGCCGCAGGCGGTGCGTGAGGTCGCCGGCGACGAATCCAAGATGTACCTGGTGCCCGGCGAACGAATCAGCATCGCCTCGCTGATGCGCGGGCTGATCATTGCCTCGGCCAATGACGCGGCGATCACCCTGGCGGTGGCGCAGGCGGGCGATATCTCCCGTTTCGTCGCCGAGATGAACCAGGAGGCGGCGCGGCTCGGCATGCGCGATACCCGGTTCGCCAACGTCTCCGGGATCACCGCGCCAGGGCACTACTCGACCGCGCGCGATCTCGGGCGACTGGCGCTGGCGCTGACCCGCGAGTTCCCAGGCTACTACCAGATCTCCGCCGAGCCGGTCTTTCGCCACGGTCAGTTCGTCAAGCACGCGACCAACCTGATGGTCGGCGGCGATGACCGCAGCGTGGATGGACTCAAGACCGGCTATACCTCGGCCGCCGGCTACTGTGTGATCGCCTCGGCCAAGCGGCCTCAAGCGAACGGCGGGTCGCGGCGGATGTTCGCGGTGGTGCTGGGCGCGGACAGCGACCTGCGTCGCTTCGACGATGCGAAGGTCCTGCTCGATTACGGCTACAACCGTTTCCGCAACGTCCAGCTTGCCCGTGCCGGGGTGCCGTTCGGCGACCTGCCGATCTGGAAAGGTGCGAGCGACCAGCTCGGCGTGGCCACCGACCATGACCTGGTGCTGTCGTTGCCGGACGATATCGACCCGAAGGGGTTGCGCAGTGAGCTGGTCGGCGCGCGCGCGCCGCTGCTGGCGCCGATCAGCGCAGGCGAGGCGGTGGGCAGCTATCGGGTGCTGCTGGGCGAGCGGGTAGTCGCGAGCGGTGCGCTCTATGCGGTCGAGCCGGTGGCCGAGGGCGGGTTCATCTCCCGCACCGTCGACGCCGTGCGGCTGCTGTTCGGCGGCGGCGAGCCGATCGCCGTCCAGGGCGATGCGCCCTTGGCCTCGCGCGGCTGA
- a CDS encoding DMT family transporter, translating to MTYLYLLIAVTLEVIATSALQASQQFTRPVPVALMVAGYAGAFYFLSLTLRVLPVGIAYALWSGIGIVLISLVGVFWFRQTLDAPAMIGLGLIIAGVAVVNLFSRTISH from the coding sequence ATGACCTATCTTTACCTGCTCATCGCGGTAACCCTCGAGGTGATCGCGACATCCGCGCTACAAGCCTCGCAGCAGTTCACTCGCCCCGTGCCGGTGGCACTGATGGTGGCCGGCTATGCCGGCGCGTTCTACTTCCTCTCGCTGACCCTGCGTGTCCTGCCAGTGGGCATCGCCTACGCATTGTGGAGCGGCATCGGGATCGTGCTGATCAGCCTGGTCGGTGTGTTCTGGTTCCGTCAGACCCTCGATGCGCCTGCGATGATCGGCCTCGGCCTGATCATCGCAGGGGTCGCGGTGGTCAATCTGTTTTCCCGTACGATCAGCCACTGA
- a CDS encoding DUF4174 domain-containing protein encodes MKRMLGYCIALTGLLASSLVVAQDPAANPLLAERGHHRPLVMIAPEANDPDYRRLAIEFEQPPNRTALEQRGMPLYTVVGGVGSRDGRVLTPYETAALLAALQSDGFGPLRVILIGRDGEPKMDIEGYLPSSQILDIADRIDTRR; translated from the coding sequence ATGAAGCGAATGCTCGGCTACTGCATCGCACTGACCGGCCTGCTGGCCTCCTCGCTGGTGGTCGCCCAGGACCCGGCGGCCAATCCGCTGCTCGCCGAACGCGGCCATCATCGACCGCTGGTGATGATCGCACCGGAGGCCAACGACCCCGACTACCGCCGGCTGGCGATCGAGTTCGAGCAGCCGCCCAACCGCACCGCCCTCGAGCAGCGCGGCATGCCGCTGTACACCGTGGTCGGCGGCGTCGGTAGCCGCGACGGGCGTGTGCTCACTCCCTACGAGACCGCCGCACTCCTGGCTGCGCTGCAAAGCGATGGCTTCGGCCCGCTGCGGGTGATACTGATCGGCCGTGACGGCGAGCCGAAAATGGATATCGAAGGCTACCTGCCGTCGTCGCAGATCCTCGACATCGCCGACAGGATCGATACGAGGCGATAG
- a CDS encoding sugar phosphate isomerase/epimerase family protein, translating into MRTIATVCLGGDLADKLEAIAAAGFEGVEIYAPDLAQSRLTEKRIGHLARELGLRVICLQPLKDFEGHCDPEQRGERLKRSFETMDALGTELLLIASNTDRMASANPERRLDDLGAAAEFASAHDKRIGFEALAWGDQVCDYRQAWEIVRRLDHPQFGLVLDSFHPLARNEPLELMATLPAERIFLVQLADAPRREVFLDSGDDELCKRQLLDWSRHARRFPGEGELALEPFYAAIAAIDYRGPLSIETFNDRYSAHPAADVAKQAAKALDGAITRIDALRKEHR; encoded by the coding sequence ATGCGCACCATAGCCACTGTCTGCCTCGGCGGAGATCTGGCCGACAAGCTCGAGGCGATCGCCGCCGCTGGCTTCGAAGGCGTCGAAATCTATGCCCCAGACCTGGCGCAGAGCCGTCTCACCGAAAAGCGGATCGGCCATCTCGCCCGCGAGCTGGGCCTGCGCGTGATCTGCCTGCAGCCGCTCAAGGATTTCGAGGGCCACTGTGACCCCGAACAGCGTGGCGAGCGTCTCAAGCGCAGTTTCGAGACGATGGATGCGCTCGGTACCGAGCTTTTGCTGATCGCGAGCAACACCGATCGCATGGCGAGCGCCAACCCCGAGCGCCGTCTGGACGACCTTGGCGCTGCGGCCGAGTTCGCCAGCGCCCACGACAAGCGCATCGGCTTCGAGGCGCTTGCCTGGGGCGACCAAGTCTGCGACTACCGCCAGGCCTGGGAGATCGTGCGCCGGCTCGACCATCCACAGTTCGGATTGGTGCTCGACAGTTTCCATCCATTGGCCCGCAACGAACCGCTCGAGCTCATGGCGACCCTGCCGGCCGAGAGGATCTTCTTGGTCCAGCTCGCCGACGCGCCGCGCCGCGAGGTGTTCCTCGACAGCGGCGACGACGAGCTATGCAAGCGCCAGCTGCTCGACTGGAGCCGCCATGCGCGGCGCTTTCCGGGCGAGGGAGAGCTCGCGCTCGAGCCGTTCTATGCGGCGATCGCCGCGATCGACTATCGCGGGCCACTATCGATCGAGACGTTCAACGATCGCTACAGCGCCCACCCCGCCGCCGATGTCGCCAAGCAGGCGGCGAAGGCGCTGGATGGCGCGATCACCCGGATCGACGCCCTGCGCAAGGAGCACCGATGA